The Halotia branconii CENA392 region ATGTATTGAAATCTTAAACTCCTTATTCTCTCTGCGCCTCTGTCTTGAAAAGTTTGTTACGGAGGGAAACCCTCCTGACAACTTTTCGCTGCGCCTCTGCGTGAGATAAATCATCCCGCAATTATGTTAGGGGTTTAGTTGGTAATTTCACCATCTATTTTTGCCTTTCAAGTCTTCATCCCAAATAAGCTTTTTTGACTCGTTCATCACTAATTAATTCTGATGCTACACCTGTCAAAGTTATAGAACCAGCTTCTAAAACATATCCGCGATCGGCAATTTGTAGAGCTAAATGAGCATTTTGTTCAACTAACAAAATAGTCACGCCAGTAGCACGTAAGTTTTCAATAATTGAGAAAATTTCTCGAACGATCGCAGGTGCTAAACCCAGGCTAGGTTCATCTAAAAGCAGTAGTTTTGGTCTACTCATTAAAGCACGGGCGATCGCTAGCATTTGTTGTTCACCACCGCTGAGGGTTCCTGCTAGTTGATTACGTCTTTGTGCCAAGCGTGGAAACAATTCAAATTGATGCTGAATATCTGCTTTTATTTCTGCTTTATTGGAACGAATATAAGCACCTAAAAGTAAATTATCTAAAACTGTTTGCTTCGCTAACACTCTGCGTCCTTCTGGACAGTGGGCGATACCAATTTTGACGATCTTATGGACTGGGCGGCGAGTAATATTGCGTCCATTGTAGATAATTTCACCACTTCTAGGATTAACTATTTTAGATATAGCCCGGAGTGTGGTAGTTTTACCAGCACCATTTGCACCAATTAAAGTAACTACCTCACCTTTTTGAATAGTTAAGTTAATTTTTTTGAGAGCCTGAATACCGCCATAATTAACATTAAGGTCTTGAATTTCTAATATTGTAAATTTTGGTTGCTCATCTATGTTCATCTGGAGTTTACATCTAGAAATGTTCAATACTTATACCATGTCTCGTTAATCAAGCTGAATAAAAAATATTGGTAATTAGGGCTTTAGTCCTGACTTTGGGGACTAAAGTCCCTACTACAAACTGCAATTATGACCGAATTGCAGACACTTCCATAGAACCACGAGTTACCCCTAATTGATTTTGCAATTTCAACTC contains the following coding sequences:
- a CDS encoding ABC transporter ATP-binding protein, which codes for MNIDEQPKFTILEIQDLNVNYGGIQALKKINLTIQKGEVVTLIGANGAGKTTTLRAISKIVNPRSGEIIYNGRNITRRPVHKIVKIGIAHCPEGRRVLAKQTVLDNLLLGAYIRSNKAEIKADIQHQFELFPRLAQRRNQLAGTLSGGEQQMLAIARALMSRPKLLLLDEPSLGLAPAIVREIFSIIENLRATGVTILLVEQNAHLALQIADRGYVLEAGSITLTGVASELISDERVKKAYLG